The segment GCGTGCCGTCCATGATGAGCGGGATCGACGCGGTCTCGGAGTCCTGACCGGTGACGATCGGGACGGGCTTTCCCGCCGACTTCACGGCCTGGATGATGGCGCGACCCAGGGTGTCGTTGGGGGAGAGGACGCCGTCGAGCGCGGTCGAGCCCGAGTAGCTGGCCTGCAGGAGGTTGCTCATGCGGGTCTGGGCGTTCTGGGCGAGCCAGCCCTGGGTCGAGACCTGGGTGAACTTGGTCTGACCGGAGACGACCTTGAGGGTGCCGTCGTCGATCTTCGGCTGCAGGATGCTCATGGCGCCGTTGAAGAAGACCGGAGCGTTGGCGTCGTCGGGCGATCCGGCGAACAGCTCGACGTTGTAGGGACCGGAGGACTTCTTGGCCTTCATGCCGTCGAGGAGGGCCTGGCCCTGAAGCTCGCCGACCTTGAAGTTGTTGAACGCGACGTAGTAGTCGACGTTCGCGGTGCCGGTGAGGTTGCGGTCCCAGGCGATGACCGGGATGCCGGCGGCCTTGGCCTGCTTGACCTGCGTGCCGAGCTGCGAGCCGTCCTGAGCGGCGATGATGATCGCCTTGTCGCCCTTGGTGACCATGCCGGAGATCTGGCTCTGCTGGTCGGTCACCGTGTTCGACGCAGCGGCGTACTGCACGTCGGCCTTGAAGCCGGCGGCGGCGAGCGACTTCTCGAACGCGGCCTTGGCGAGGACCCAGTTCTGCGAGGTCTTGGCGGGGAGCGCGACGCCGATGGTCGAACCCTTCGGGATGGCGGCGGCGCCGCTGGATGCTCCCGAGCCACCGCGGGCCGTGCCGGAGCACGACGTCAGGGTGACGACGGTGAGGGCTGCGACGGCGACGCCGACGATGAGCTGTTTCTTCATTGAAATGCTTCTTTCATTTCTGGTGGGATGTGAGTGCGGGGAACGCACCCGGTTGCTGTGGGATGACTGGTGCGCATCCCGTATTTCTGCTGCTGTCGGACGCCCGCACGCGGGCGGATCGTCAGGGCAGCAAAACCTGTGAGTCGCTGTCGATCGACTGCGGCTGGGCGCCCTGGCCCTTGAGGCCGCCGGAGGTGGGGCCGTCGTCCTGCTTGTTCTTGCGACCGAAGCCGCGGGTCAGGTAGCCGATGATCGACGGGCGGCCCTGCGTCTTGTTGTAGACGTCGAAGGCGACGGCGATGAGGAGGACGAGGCCGCGGATGATCTGGACCAGGTTCGTGTCGATGCCCTTGAGCGAGAGGCCGTTGGCGAGGAACGCGAGGACGAGACCACCGATGATCGAGGCGATGACGGTTCCGACACCACCGGCGACCGCCGCACCACCGACGAAGACGGCGGCGATGGCGTCGAGCTCCCAGCCCGTGCCGTCGGCGGGGCCGGAGGACCCCGAATAGCCGACGAAGACCATGCCGGCGACGGCGGCGAGGACGGACATGTTCATCATCACCAGGAAGTTGACGCGCTTCGAGTTGACACCCGACAGGACGGCGGCGTTGGAGTTGCCGCCGACGGCGTAGAGGTGGCGACCGAAGGTGGTCGTGTTGGTGACGAAGCCGTAGACGATGACGAGGACGCCGAGGATGATCGCGACGATCGGGATGCTCGTGTTGGGGCGGCCCGAGGCGAAGAGGATCGTGGCGTAGGCCGTGATGCCGCCGAGGACGACGATGCGGACGATGCTGGTCCACAGCGGTGCCGGCTGGGCTCCCATGAGGACGCGGTTGCGGCGGCCGCGGAACTCGAAGACGACGATCGCGATGATCGTGACGACGCCGAGGATGAGCGTTCCGTTGCTGTAGCCGGAGTTGGGTCCGAAGTCGGGGATGTAGCCGCCGCCGACGTTCTGGAAGCTCTGGGGGACGGGGACCGCGGTCGAGTTGCCGATGATCTGGTTCGCACCGCGGAAGATGAGCTGGCCGGCCAGCGTCACGATGAACGCGGGGACCCGGACGTAGGCGACCCAGAAGCCCTGCCAGGCCCCGACGAGCGCGCCGACGACGAGGCCGAGGATGATCGCGAGCCACCAGGAGAAGTGCCAGACGGCCATCGCCTGGGCGACGATGATGCCGACGAACGCGGCGACCGAGCCGACCGAGAGGTCGATGTGGCCGGCGACGATCACCATGACCATGCCGATCGCGAGGATCAGGATGTAGGAGTACTGCTGGAAGACGTTGATCACGTTCGCGGGCTCGAGGGTGATGCCGCCGGTCCAGATCTGGAAGCCGATGATGATCACGATCAGCGCGATGATCATGCCGTACTGGCTGATCCCACCACCCTTGTTCCCCAGGATGCTGTCGATGTTCTTCTTGATGTTCGTCATCGAACCGTGGTCCTTTTCGAGGTCATGCTCACCATCAGCGACTCGGGGTTCGCTTCGGCTGCGGTCAATTCATTGGTGATGGAGCCCTCGAAGATCGTGTAGATCCGGTCGGAGAGACCCAGGAGCTCGGGGAGCTCGGAGGAGATGAGGATGATGCCCTTGCCCTGGGCGGCGAGGTCCTGGATGATCCCGTAGATCTCGAACTTCGCGCCCACGTCGATGCCGCGGGTGGGCTCGTCGAGGATGAGGAGGTCGGGGTCGGTGAACATCCACTTCGCCAGGACGACCTTCTGCTGGTTCCCGCCGGAGAGCTTGTTGACGCCCTGCTCGACCGAGTTCGCCTTGGTGCGGAGCGAGCGGCGGTAGCGCTCGGAGACCTCGTACTCCTCCACGGAGGAGACGACGCCGTTGTGCGTGATCTTCGGCAGGCCCGCCGCGACGGTGGAGCGCTTGATCGTGTCGAGGAGGTTGAGGCCGAGGGCCTTGCGGTCCTCGGAGACGTAGCCGATGCCGTTCTTGATGGCGCGGCCGACCGTGTCGGTGCGGATCTCGCGGCCGTCCTTGTAGACCTCGCCGGAGACCCAGGTGCCGTAGGAGTGGCCGAAGATGCTCATCGCGAGCTCGGTGCGACCGGCGCCCATGAGGCCGGCGAAGCCGACGATCTCGCCCTTGCGGACGAAGAAGTTCTCGTTCTTGCAGACCAGGCGCTCCGGGTCGAGCGGGTGGCGCACCGTCCAGTTGCGGACCTCGAAGAAGGTCTCGCCGATGTTCGGGGTGCGGTCGGGGAAGCGGCTCTCGAGCGAGCGGCCGACCATGCCGCGGATGATGCGGTCCTCGTTGACGCCGTCGTTCTTCACGTCGAGCGACTCGATCGTCTTGCCGTCGCGCAGGATGGTGATGGTGTCGGCGATCTGCTCGATCTCGTTCAGCTTGTGGCTGATCATGATCGACGTGATGCCGCGGCCCTTCAGGCCGACGATGAGGTCGAGGAGGTGCTGCGACTCCTGCTCGTTGAGCGCCGCGGTGGGCTCGTCGAGGATGAGCAGCTTGACCGACTTGTTGAGCGCCTTGGCGATCTCGACGAGCTGCTGCTTGCCCACGCCGAGCGACTTGATCTTGAGGTCGGGGTCCTCGGCGAGGCCGACGCGGGCGAGGAGGTCCTTCGCGCGCTTCTGAGCCTCGACCCAGTTGATGACCCCGCCGCGACCGGGCTCGTTGCCGAGGAAGATGTTCTCGGTGATCGAGAGCTCCGGCACGAGCGCGAGCTCCTGGTGGATGATCACGATGCCCGCGGTCTCGGACTGCTTGATGCCCGAGAACTGGGCGACCTGCGACTCGTAGACGATGTCGCCGGTGTACGTGCCGAACGGGTAGACACCCGAGAGCACCTTCATGAGAGTCGACTTGCCCGCACCGTTCTCGCCGCAGATCGCGTGGATCTCGCCGGCCTTCACGGTCAGGTTCACGTCGGAGAGGGCCTTCACACCGGGGAATTCCTTGGTGATCGAGCGCATCTCGAGGATGGTGGGTTCACCAGCCATTGTGCACCGCCATTTGTTTGCTAGACGTCGTTGTCGGGTTGGGCTTGAGTCCGCCCCGCTGGGCCGAGGGCCCGAAGAAGTGGGCTTCTCAGCCCGGGATCACATTAGGCCGAGAAGGGCCTGAGGTCAAAAGGTTAACGCAACGAATTTGTAACGGCTTCAGGAGTCGGTCGTAAGAGAGCGCTCACATTTCGCGTGACCCTTGATTTTCCGGGCCTCGCGGGGGTGGTGACGCGGTCAGATGACGCGGACGGCGGCCTGGTGGTAGACGAGGGCCGCGGCGCCCAGGGCCTCGCCCCGATCGTCGAGGGTGGAGGCGACGATGGCCGTGGCGTCCTTCACGAGGGGGAGGACGTGCCGCCCGAACGAGCGGTTGATGGGCTCCAGGATGAGGTCGCCGAGCGCGGCGAGCGGGCCGCCCAGCACGATCACCTCGGGGCTCAGGATGCTCGCGAGGTCGCCGACGACCCGGCCGATGAGGCGTCCGGCGTCCTCCACGACGCGCATGACGGCGACGTTCTCCTCGAGCGCCGCGGCGACGAGGTCCTCCGTCGTCGTGATCGGCGTCACGGAGCTCAACCGGTCGAGCATCGCGGTGATCGACGCCTCGGCCTCGAGGCAGCCCCGGTTGCCGCAGCGGCAGGCCGTGCCGTCGGGGACGACCTGCACGTGACCGACCTCGCCCGTGACTCCGATCGCCCCGTTGAAGGGCTGCCCGTTCAGGATCAGGCCAGCCCCGATCCCGCTGCCCACCTTGAGGTAGACGAGGTTGGTGACGCCTCCGTACGGCCCCCAGATCGTCTCGGCGACGCTCCCGAGGTTGGCGTCGTTGTCGAGCACGACGGGCACGCCGAGGCGGTCCTCCAGCTCGACGACCACGTCCACGAAGGCCCACTCGGCCCACACCGTGCCGATCACGGGCATGAAGTCGCGGCGGTCGATCGACCCGGGGATCCCGACCCCGACACCGCTCAGGGCCTCCCAGGAGGTGCCGGTCTCGTCGAGAAGGCGGGTCAGCACGTCCTTGGCGAGGTCGAAGCCGTCGCGGGGGTCGTACTTCTGCGGGAGCACGATCGACTCCTCGGCGGCGATCGTGTAGTCCGGGTAGACGAGCACGACGCGCAGGTGCCGCCGACCGAAGCCGATGCCGGCGGCGACGGTGCCGTTGCTCGTCAGGAGCCGCACCGACACGGCGCGACGGCCGGAGCTGGTCGTCGGCGTGAGGCTGACGAGACCGTTCTTCGCCATGTGGCTGACGATGTTCGAGATCGTGGCGGTGCTGAGGCCCGTCCGGCGCGCCAGATCGGCCTGCGTGGAGGCGCCCACCTTGACGAGGGCCTCGACGACGCGCTGCTGGTTGCGCTTGCGGAGGGACGTTTGCGAACCGGGGCTCTGGCGAGCCACCGGACTCTGCCGTCGACCCGTCATTGGGTCTTGGAGATTTGACACCGTCGAATCATTGCCTCCCTGAAGTATGTCGTCAAGAGGTTAACGCAAAGCGTGATGCAACCGTGAAGGGCCCGGAAACACGCGCGAGGCGTGCGTCCGGGCCCTTCGACGGCAGGATGCGGGGCGCTCAGGCCTCCACGCCCACCCAGTCCCCCGTCGCCAGGTACTGGACCTTTTTGGCGATAGACACGGCGTGGTCGGCGAAGCGCTCGTGGTACCGGCTGGCCAGGGTGGCGTCCACCGTGTCGGCCGGCGCACCCTTCCAGGTCTCGCCGAGGACCTTGTCGAAGACGCTGAGGTGCAGCTCGTCGATCCGGTCGTCGTCGTTGCGGATCTCCTCGGCGAGGCTGACGTCCTCCGTTGTGAGGAGGAGCGTCAGCTTCTTCGCGATGGCCACGTCGAGCTCGCCGAGCTCGGTGAACGTCGGGCGGAGCGACTTCGGAACGACCTTCTCGGGGAAGCGGTAGCGGGCGAGCTGCGCGATGTGCTCGGACATGTCGCCCATGCGCTCGAGCGACGCGCTGATGCGGAGCGCGCTGACGACGATGCGCAGGTCGCGGGCCACCGGCTGCTGGCGGGCGAGGATGTCGATCGCGAGTTCGTCGAGGCTCACCGACAGCGAGTCGATCTTGTCGTCGTCGGCGATGACCTGCTCCGCGAGGCTCACGTTGGAGTCGTGGAACGCGCGCGTCGCGTTCTCGATCGAGACGGCCACCAGGGAGGCGATCTCGACGAGCCGCTCCTGGACCTCCTGGAGCTCTAGCTGGAATACCTCGCGCATTGTCTGTGTCGACCCTCTCGTCTCGGGACTCGCCTGCTCCGTGCAGGCCGCTGCCCGCGCAGTCCCGGCCACTGTCTCTCGCCGAGGTTAACGTCCGGTGATGCGCAGGCGAACTCTGTCCAACCTACAGCGGCGGCCGCGGCCCGCGGATTCGCGGGACATCTGCCGTTCACTACCCTGAACACTATGTACTCCCCCTGGCTGGTGCCGGTTTCCCTGGCACTCGGCATCGTGATCGGCGCGGGCCTCGTCCTCCTGATCGTCCTGGCCGTCGAGCGCGGGCGTCGCGCTCGCGCGCTCAGCGAGGTGACGCTGCCGGAGGGGGTGGGCGCCGTCCTCGACACCGTCGACTCCGTGGGGTTCGTGGTCGATCCGTCCAACAACGTCCTCAAGTCGTCCGCGCTGGCCCTGGCGACGGGCATCGTGGCCGCGCACCAGATCGCGCACCCGGAGGTCGTCGCCCTGGTCGAGCGGGCCCGCGACTCGGACGAGCCGCTCTCGGAGGAGCTCGTGCTTCCCCGGAGCCTCCGAGAGGAGACCAACCTCCGGATGCGCGTGCGCGCCTCGCGTCTCGGCAGCCGGTTCGTCCTGGTGCTCGCCGAGGACCACACGGAGACGCACCGGCTCGAGGAGGTCCGCCGCGACTTCGTGGCGAACATCAGCCACGAGCTGAAGACCCCCATCGGTGCCGTGGGTCTCCTCGCCGAGGCGCTCGAGTCGGCGTCCGACGACCCGGAGCAGGTCCGCTACTTCGCCAAGAGCCTCACGCGGGAGTCTTTGCGTCTCGGGCGCCTCACGCAGGACATCATCGAGCTCTCGCGCCTGCAGTCGGCCGACCCGCTGTCGGGCCCGTCCCTCGTGGACGTGCGCACCGTGATCCGGACCGCCGTCGAACGGAACCGCGTCGAGGCGGACGCGCGCGGGATCGAGATCGTCACCCGCGGCGGAAAGCACGCGTCGGTCGTCGGCGACGCCGACATGCTCGCCGTGGCCGTCCACAACCTCGTCGCGAACGCCGTCCACTACTCGCCGGACGGATCGCGCATCGGGATCGGCGCCACCGTGACCGACCAGGGCGTCGTCGAGATCGCGGTCACCGACCAGGGCGACGGCATCGCCGACGTCGAGAAGGAGCGCATCTTCGAGCGCTTCTACCGCATCGACCCGGCCCGGTCGCGCCGGACCGGCGGGACCGGCCTCGGCCTCGCCATCGTCAAACACGTCGTGCAGAATCACGGGGGCGACATCCGCGTCTGGTCGCAGCTCGGATCCGGCTCCACCTTCACCATCCGACTCCCCGAGGCCTCGACGGCTTCGGTCCCCGTCCGAGGAGAACCGCAATGACCCACATCCTGATCGTCGAAGACGAAGAGAGCCTCAGCGAGCCGCTGGCCTTCATCCTGGAGCGCGAGGGCTACCAGGTCTCGGTCGCCGACGACGGACCCAAGGCCCTGGTCGCGTTCGACCGCGACGGCGCCGACCTCATCCTGCTCGACCTGATGCTGCCCGGGCTGCCCGGCACCGAGGTGTGCCGCGAGCTCCGCAACCGCTCGCAGGTGCCCATCGTCATGCTCACCGCCAAGGACAGCGAGGTGGACATCGTCGTCGGCCTCGAGCTCGGAGCCGACGACTACGTGACGAAGCCCTACTCGACCCGGGAGCTGCTCGCCCGGATCCGCGCCGTCCTCCGGCGCCGGGTCGACCTCGAGGAGCTGAACGACGCGATCCTCACCGCCGGCGACATCTCGATGGACGTCGAGCGCCACGTCGTGACCGTCCGCGGCCGCGACATCGCCATGCCGCTCAAGGAGTTCGAACTGCTGGAGCTCCTGATGCGCAACGCCGGCCGCGTGCTCACCCGCGGACAGCTGATCGACCGGGTCTGGGGCTCCGACTACTTCGGCGACACGAAGACGCTCGACGTCCACATCAAGCGGATCCGATCGAAGATCGAGGCGACGCCGTCGGAGCCGGTGGCGCTCGTCACCGTCCGCGGCCTCGGCTACCGCATCGAGGCCTGACGCCTGCGCGCAATTAGCGCGGTACCACGCGCAAAACCCTCGCGTTCGGCTGCGGCGGTGGTCCTAGGACCACCGCGACGGCCGAACACGAGGGTTCAGCGGAGGAGGAGTGACCCGCTCAGCTCGTGGGAGCGGGGGAGGGCTCGGAGGACGGCACCTGCACGGGCACGCTCGACGGCGAGACGGAGGGCAGGAGCGTCTTGTACTGCGGCAGGGACCCGTCGAGCACCGGGATGTCGAAGTTCTTGCCCGACTGGGTGCCGTACTGGACGAAGACCCGGAGCAGCGATCCGGGCTGCTCGCCGATGCCGTCGAGGATGACCTGCTCGTCGCCGCCGGCCGTGCCGCGGCTGACCGTGCTGTTCGCCGGCACCGGGATCGTCGCCGTGGCCGTGCTGCCGAGCGACTTGTACTGGAACGAGACGTCCTGGTCGGTCGACGACGTGTTGATCAGCGTGACGCTGAGGCTGCCCTTGTCGCCGCTCTCGGTGAAGACGATGGCGTTGCGGATCTGGATGGCGCCGAGGTTCGTCTCGAAGCCGTCGCTCGGGGCGTACTGCTCGGTGGTGGTCTGAGGGCTGATGAAGTTGCACCCCGCTGTAAGGACCATCACGGCTCCGGCCAGAACGACGGTTGCCGTGGTACGTGCTCTCACAGTTCCTCCAGATAGGGGTCTTCGTATGCCGTGCAAGCCTAGCCTAGAGCGGGGGAGCGCTCGGCGACCGGGCTCCTGGCCCCCATCCCGGAGGGGGTCCCCGTGGTAATCTGGCGGCCCCAGAAACGGAGCCCCAGCATGCAGTTCGAGGTCGGCGAAACGGTGGTCTACCCGCACCACGGAGCGGCGGAGATCACGGCGGTGACGACGCGCGTCGTCAAGGGGACCGAGCGGCTCTACCTGACGCTCCGGGTGATGCACGGAGACCTCGAGATCCAGGTGCCCGCCGAGAACGTCGAGATGGTCGGCGTCCGCGACGTCATCGGAGAAGACGGCATCCGGCAGGTCTTCGAGGTGCTCCGCACCCCCTTCACCGAGGAGCCGACCAACTGGTCGCGCCGCTACAAGGCCAACGTCGAGAAACTCGCCTCGGGCGACGTCATCAAGGTCTCGGAGGTCGTGCGCGACCTCTGGCGCCGCGACAACGACAAGGGCCTGTCGGCGGGGGAGAAGAGCATGCTCGCCAAGGCCCGCCAGATCCTGGTGTCCGAGCTGGCGCTGGCCGAGCACACCGACGAGAAGAAGGCCGAGAGCGTTCTCGACGAGGTCCTCGCATCGTAGGCGCGAGCGGCGAGCCGACGCGGGGGGTCGTCGTCGTCGCCGCCGGCAGCGGAACACGTCTGGCGCAGGGGCGCCCGAAGGCGTTCGTCGAGGTCGCGGGGCGGACCATCCTGGAGCGCTCGCTGGTCCCCATCCTGCGGTCGCCCGAGCCCTATCAGATCGTCGTCGTCGCTCCGCTCGACCTCCTCGCCGAGACACGGTCCCTCGTCGCGACCGTCGCCGGCGCGGCCGCGGGCTCGGTCGACGTCGTCGCCGGAGGCTTGACGCGGCAGTCGTCCGTCGCCGCCGGCCTCGAGGCGCTCGCCCCCGCGATCGACACCGTGCTCGTGCACGACACGGCGCGCTGCTTCACCCCGACCGCGCAGTTCGAGGCGGTCGCCTCCGCGGTCGAGCGACTCGGTCACGGCGTCGTCCCGGGTCTCCCGGTCAGCGACACGATCAAGCGCGTGGCCCCCGACGCGACCGTGGTCGAGACCGTCGACCGGTCGGAGCTCGTCGCCATGCAGACGCCGCAGGGCTTCCCGCGCCGGGCGCTCGCCGAGGCGTACGCCGCGGCCGGCGCCGAGCACACCGACGACGCCGCCCTCTTCGCCGCGGCGGGGCACCGCGTCACCGTGATCGCAGGAGACGCCTCGGCGTTCAAGATCACGACCCCGTGGGATCTCGGTCGGGCCGAACAGCTCGCGGTCGAGCAGGCAGGAGCCGCGCGGCTCGTGGCCGAGAATGCAGGAGCCGCGCGGGCCGGCACCGCCCGGCCTCGCCTCGAGCGCATCAGCACCGGGATCGGCATCGACGTCCACGCCTTCGACGACGGCCAGCCGCTCCGGCTCGGCCTGCTCGACTGGCCGGGCGAGGCGGGGCTCGCCGGCCACAGCGACGGCGACGCGGTCGCGCACGCGATCGTCGACGCCCTCCTCTCCGCCGCCGCGCTGGGCGACATCGGCTCCCGCTTCGGCACCGACGACCCGCGCTACGCCGGTGCCTCGGGCGAGGTCTTCCTCCGGGCGACGCTGGCCCTGCTCGACGAGGCGGGCGCCCGCGTCGGCAACGTCGCGCTGCAGATCGTCGGCAACCGGCCGCGCCTCGCGAAGCGCCGGCTCGAGATGCAGGAGTCGCTGGCCGGCATCCTGCGCGCCCCCGTCTCGGTCTCGGCCACGACCACCGACGGCCTCGGGTTCACCGGCCGGACCGAGGGCGTGACCGTGGTGGCCACGGCGCTCGTGCACCTCCCCGCCTGACGCG is part of the Frondihabitans sp. 762G35 genome and harbors:
- a CDS encoding ROK family transcriptional regulator, translating into MARQSPGSQTSLRKRNQQRVVEALVKVGASTQADLARRTGLSTATISNIVSHMAKNGLVSLTPTTSSGRRAVSVRLLTSNGTVAAGIGFGRRHLRVVLVYPDYTIAAEESIVLPQKYDPRDGFDLAKDVLTRLLDETGTSWEALSGVGVGIPGSIDRRDFMPVIGTVWAEWAFVDVVVELEDRLGVPVVLDNDANLGSVAETIWGPYGGVTNLVYLKVGSGIGAGLILNGQPFNGAIGVTGEVGHVQVVPDGTACRCGNRGCLEAEASITAMLDRLSSVTPITTTEDLVAAALEENVAVMRVVEDAGRLIGRVVGDLASILSPEVIVLGGPLAALGDLILEPINRSFGRHVLPLVKDATAIVASTLDDRGEALGAAALVYHQAAVRVI
- a CDS encoding sensor histidine kinase; the encoded protein is MYSPWLVPVSLALGIVIGAGLVLLIVLAVERGRRARALSEVTLPEGVGAVLDTVDSVGFVVDPSNNVLKSSALALATGIVAAHQIAHPEVVALVERARDSDEPLSEELVLPRSLREETNLRMRVRASRLGSRFVLVLAEDHTETHRLEEVRRDFVANISHELKTPIGAVGLLAEALESASDDPEQVRYFAKSLTRESLRLGRLTQDIIELSRLQSADPLSGPSLVDVRTVIRTAVERNRVEADARGIEIVTRGGKHASVVGDADMLAVAVHNLVANAVHYSPDGSRIGIGATVTDQGVVEIAVTDQGDGIADVEKERIFERFYRIDPARSRRTGGTGLGLAIVKHVVQNHGGDIRVWSQLGSGSTFTIRLPEASTASVPVRGEPQ
- the mmsB gene encoding multiple monosaccharide ABC transporter permease, encoding MTNIKKNIDSILGNKGGGISQYGMIIALIVIIIGFQIWTGGITLEPANVINVFQQYSYILILAIGMVMVIVAGHIDLSVGSVAAFVGIIVAQAMAVWHFSWWLAIILGLVVGALVGAWQGFWVAYVRVPAFIVTLAGQLIFRGANQIIGNSTAVPVPQSFQNVGGGYIPDFGPNSGYSNGTLILGVVTIIAIVVFEFRGRRNRVLMGAQPAPLWTSIVRIVVLGGITAYATILFASGRPNTSIPIVAIILGVLVIVYGFVTNTTTFGRHLYAVGGNSNAAVLSGVNSKRVNFLVMMNMSVLAAVAGMVFVGYSGSSGPADGTGWELDAIAAVFVGGAAVAGGVGTVIASIIGGLVLAFLANGLSLKGIDTNLVQIIRGLVLLIAVAFDVYNKTQGRPSIIGYLTRGFGRKNKQDDGPTSGGLKGQGAQPQSIDSDSQVLLP
- the ispD gene encoding 2-C-methyl-D-erythritol 4-phosphate cytidylyltransferase, coding for MVGASGEPTRGVVVVAAGSGTRLAQGRPKAFVEVAGRTILERSLVPILRSPEPYQIVVVAPLDLLAETRSLVATVAGAAAGSVDVVAGGLTRQSSVAAGLEALAPAIDTVLVHDTARCFTPTAQFEAVASAVERLGHGVVPGLPVSDTIKRVAPDATVVETVDRSELVAMQTPQGFPRRALAEAYAAAGAEHTDDAALFAAAGHRVTVIAGDASAFKITTPWDLGRAEQLAVEQAGAARLVAENAGAARAGTARPRLERISTGIGIDVHAFDDGQPLRLGLLDWPGEAGLAGHSDGDAVAHAIVDALLSAAALGDIGSRFGTDDPRYAGASGEVFLRATLALLDEAGARVGNVALQIVGNRPRLAKRRLEMQESLAGILRAPVSVSATTTDGLGFTGRTEGVTVVATALVHLPA
- the phoU gene encoding phosphate signaling complex protein PhoU, which translates into the protein MREVFQLELQEVQERLVEIASLVAVSIENATRAFHDSNVSLAEQVIADDDKIDSLSVSLDELAIDILARQQPVARDLRIVVSALRISASLERMGDMSEHIAQLARYRFPEKVVPKSLRPTFTELGELDVAIAKKLTLLLTTEDVSLAEEIRNDDDRIDELHLSVFDKVLGETWKGAPADTVDATLASRYHERFADHAVSIAKKVQYLATGDWVGVEA
- a CDS encoding response regulator transcription factor; protein product: MTHILIVEDEESLSEPLAFILEREGYQVSVADDGPKALVAFDRDGADLILLDLMLPGLPGTEVCRELRNRSQVPIVMLTAKDSEVDIVVGLELGADDYVTKPYSTRELLARIRAVLRRRVDLEELNDAILTAGDISMDVERHVVTVRGRDIAMPLKEFELLELLMRNAGRVLTRGQLIDRVWGSDYFGDTKTLDVHIKRIRSKIEATPSEPVALVTVRGLGYRIEA
- a CDS encoding CarD family transcriptional regulator, whose amino-acid sequence is MQFEVGETVVYPHHGAAEITAVTTRVVKGTERLYLTLRVMHGDLEIQVPAENVEMVGVRDVIGEDGIRQVFEVLRTPFTEEPTNWSRRYKANVEKLASGDVIKVSEVVRDLWRRDNDKGLSAGEKSMLAKARQILVSELALAEHTDEKKAESVLDEVLAS
- the mmsA gene encoding multiple monosaccharide ABC transporter ATP-binding protein translates to MAGEPTILEMRSITKEFPGVKALSDVNLTVKAGEIHAICGENGAGKSTLMKVLSGVYPFGTYTGDIVYESQVAQFSGIKQSETAGIVIIHQELALVPELSITENIFLGNEPGRGGVINWVEAQKRAKDLLARVGLAEDPDLKIKSLGVGKQQLVEIAKALNKSVKLLILDEPTAALNEQESQHLLDLIVGLKGRGITSIMISHKLNEIEQIADTITILRDGKTIESLDVKNDGVNEDRIIRGMVGRSLESRFPDRTPNIGETFFEVRNWTVRHPLDPERLVCKNENFFVRKGEIVGFAGLMGAGRTELAMSIFGHSYGTWVSGEVYKDGREIRTDTVGRAIKNGIGYVSEDRKALGLNLLDTIKRSTVAAGLPKITHNGVVSSVEEYEVSERYRRSLRTKANSVEQGVNKLSGGNQQKVVLAKWMFTDPDLLILDEPTRGIDVGAKFEIYGIIQDLAAQGKGIILISSELPELLGLSDRIYTIFEGSITNELTAAEANPESLMVSMTSKRTTVR
- a CDS encoding substrate-binding domain-containing protein — protein: MKKQLIVGVAVAALTVVTLTSCSGTARGGSGASSGAAAIPKGSTIGVALPAKTSQNWVLAKAAFEKSLAAAGFKADVQYAAASNTVTDQQSQISGMVTKGDKAIIIAAQDGSQLGTQVKQAKAAGIPVIAWDRNLTGTANVDYYVAFNNFKVGELQGQALLDGMKAKKSSGPYNVELFAGSPDDANAPVFFNGAMSILQPKIDDGTLKVVSGQTKFTQVSTQGWLAQNAQTRMSNLLQASYSGSTALDGVLSPNDTLGRAIIQAVKSAGKPVPIVTGQDSETASIPLIMDGTQYSTIYKNTDVEAQAAVDLVTTLSKGQTPKTVLDKKNNYNGVKTVPAVELTPILITKENAVKEYANNPTLEALAKAGQ